The following proteins are co-located in the Roseiconus lacunae genome:
- a CDS encoding efflux RND transporter periplasmic adaptor subunit has translation MNEDQIQDTSTKTIPTSGPKYDRGWIRNVRWTALIVLIAVIGTSVVTGVPRWNRWPLAGRQPAADSESSAVGDEDHGHVEHDHPRHDDQQSIELSEQARANLRLQTQIVSLQTFKETIEIPAVITAWPGQTHVAMTSPLTGVINSIQVSRGEVVRSGTPLFTLRLTHQDLVETQEDFLTSLGQLDVEQREIQRLTSIASSGAIAASKRIEREYERDRLEASLRAARQSMLLHGLTAEQIKGIETTRELVREVTVYAPVLHSDRSLHHEAGESYFQSSAKAGRANPGEIALPGAQVLNTKLTAFTQPLPHPEHIDAEFLVTDLNVTRGQSVQAGQMLAQLSDYSELLIEGSAFQRDSETLRSIADRQEPLQAIIELDREQRRLVEGLKIVYLGNEVNRQSRALPFYVRLKNEVERTVQSRGHQFVSWRYKPGQRLTLRIPTKSFDQAIVVPKEAVAEEGPERYVFVENAKHFDRVGVHVLASDSVSVAIANDGQLWPGQTIATRGAHQLQMAIKNKTVGAIDPHAGHNH, from the coding sequence ATGAACGAAGATCAGATTCAAGACACGTCAACTAAAACGATTCCGACAAGCGGACCAAAGTACGATCGTGGATGGATTCGAAATGTTCGATGGACTGCACTTATCGTATTGATTGCGGTGATCGGAACGTCCGTCGTGACGGGCGTCCCACGATGGAATAGATGGCCGTTGGCAGGCAGGCAACCGGCAGCTGACTCGGAATCGTCCGCCGTTGGCGATGAAGATCACGGTCACGTCGAACACGACCATCCACGACACGACGATCAGCAATCAATTGAGCTGAGTGAACAAGCGAGGGCCAATCTGCGCTTACAAACACAGATTGTTTCGCTCCAGACGTTTAAAGAGACGATCGAAATTCCTGCTGTCATTACCGCATGGCCGGGCCAAACACACGTGGCAATGACGTCTCCTTTGACAGGCGTAATCAATTCAATCCAAGTATCGCGAGGCGAAGTCGTTCGAAGCGGTACGCCGCTCTTTACGCTTCGACTGACTCACCAGGATCTCGTCGAGACTCAAGAGGATTTTCTAACTTCGTTGGGACAGCTGGATGTCGAGCAACGAGAGATCCAACGTTTGACATCGATCGCTTCGTCAGGGGCCATTGCGGCGAGCAAACGGATCGAACGCGAGTACGAGCGTGATCGATTGGAAGCGAGTTTACGTGCGGCTAGGCAGTCGATGCTACTGCACGGGCTGACCGCGGAACAAATCAAAGGGATCGAGACGACGAGAGAATTAGTCCGTGAAGTGACCGTGTATGCTCCCGTGTTGCACTCCGACCGGTCATTGCACCACGAAGCCGGTGAGTCGTACTTTCAGTCATCGGCGAAGGCGGGCCGCGCAAATCCTGGTGAGATCGCTTTACCAGGGGCACAGGTATTGAACACGAAACTGACCGCGTTCACGCAGCCGTTGCCCCATCCGGAACATATTGATGCCGAATTCTTAGTGACCGATCTGAACGTGACTCGTGGTCAGTCGGTGCAGGCCGGGCAAATGCTTGCTCAGCTTTCAGATTACAGCGAGTTGCTGATCGAAGGTTCTGCGTTTCAGCGTGATAGCGAAACTTTGCGATCGATCGCCGATCGGCAAGAGCCATTACAAGCAATTATCGAACTCGATCGAGAACAACGAAGGTTGGTCGAAGGTTTGAAGATTGTTTATCTGGGCAACGAGGTCAATCGGCAATCTCGCGCGTTGCCTTTCTATGTTCGATTGAAGAACGAAGTGGAGCGGACGGTGCAGTCCAGGGGGCATCAATTCGTGAGCTGGCGATACAAGCCCGGGCAACGGTTGACACTGCGGATCCCGACAAAATCGTTCGATCAGGCGATCGTCGTCCCTAAAGAAGCCGTCGCCGAAGAGGGACCCGAAAGGTACGTGTTTGTTGAAAACGCAAAACACTTTGATCGAGTCGGCGTGCACGTCTTGGCCAGCGATTCGGTGAGCGTTGCGATCGCAAACGATGGTCAGCTTTGGCCCGGGCAGACCATCGCGACCCGAGGGGCTCATCAGTTGCAAATGGCGATCAAGAACAAGACCGTCGGAGCCATCGATCCGCATGCCGGCCACAACCATTGA
- a CDS encoding sugar phosphate isomerase/epimerase family protein: MPVSSRRRFLSNATCLPFATIAAFYAAAESPLSRRCPIGFGTYGHPGMSLSQSIDLVAKTGFDSIEIVSMPGYHGAPDQLTPEQRKAIGQRITDQGLQLGALMGLPNPNRERIQSDRRSVQKMLQLATDLAPKQPPIIQSVLGGGRWEDLKTLYRDVLGDWTRLASEANVRLAIKPHRSHAMSLPEHAIWLIEQLGKPDSLCMVYDHSHYAYRELKIETLVDQALPYTGYIVVKDIAMVDGKTQFALPGEIGSIPHGKILQRFIAGGYRGEVCCEVSSQVWRQPNYSPQNATEICYRNLSKMTADIDES, translated from the coding sequence GTGCCTGTCTCTTCCCGTCGACGCTTTTTGTCCAATGCGACGTGTCTGCCATTTGCAACCATTGCGGCATTCTATGCCGCCGCCGAGTCGCCACTATCGCGACGATGCCCGATCGGATTCGGCACCTATGGACATCCCGGCATGTCGCTTTCGCAGAGCATCGATCTAGTCGCCAAGACCGGTTTTGATTCAATCGAAATCGTGTCGATGCCCGGATACCATGGCGCACCTGATCAGCTCACACCGGAGCAACGTAAAGCGATTGGGCAGCGAATCACCGACCAAGGGCTACAATTAGGCGCCCTCATGGGGCTCCCAAATCCCAATCGCGAACGGATCCAATCCGATCGTCGATCGGTACAAAAGATGCTCCAACTCGCGACCGACCTCGCCCCGAAACAACCACCGATCATTCAATCTGTTCTCGGCGGTGGGCGATGGGAAGACCTAAAAACACTTTATCGAGACGTGCTTGGAGATTGGACACGCCTTGCATCCGAAGCCAACGTCCGCCTCGCGATTAAACCTCATCGCAGTCATGCCATGTCACTTCCCGAGCATGCGATTTGGCTCATCGAACAACTGGGGAAACCCGATTCACTTTGCATGGTGTACGACCACAGTCACTATGCGTATCGCGAACTCAAAATCGAAACGCTTGTTGATCAAGCTCTGCCCTACACGGGCTACATCGTCGTCAAAGACATTGCGATGGTCGATGGAAAAACACAGTTCGCATTGCCAGGCGAGATTGGCTCGATCCCCCACGGCAAGATTCTGCAGCGTTTCATTGCAGGTGGTTATCGGGGTGAAGTTTGCTGCGAAGTCAGTTCACAAGTTTGGCGTCAACCAAATTACTCTCCCCAAAATGCGACCGAAATCTGCTATCGCAATCTTTCAAAAATGACTGCTGACATCGACGAAAGCTAA